Below is a genomic region from Cetobacterium ceti.
CTGTAGGAGTGGCATATCTTCCTTCAAAAGAAACACAAATTACAGCAAAATATTCGGTAAATACAGATGATGTTCATACTTCTGCAATAGGTATTGGAGTTACACATAAATTATATAATTTTAAATAAAAAATGGGCTTTTATTTGCCCGTTTTTTATTTAAATATTTATTTGTCTATCAAATAATTTTAATAGCGTTTAAAAAATAAAAAAATAATATATAAGAAAAAAATATTCTTAAATTTGAAAGGTGCTTATGAAGAAACTATTAATATCATTATTTACTATAATAAATACTATTATATATTCACATCCACATGTTTTTTTTGAGACTAATTTTTTATTACATTTAAATAAAGAAAACTATATAATTATAAATTTATATTTAGATGAATCAAATACACTAATTTTTTCTAGTGATAATAAGATAAAAAATATTAATGATATTAAAGAAAATGAAATAGATTTTATAAAAGAAATAAAAAATCACTTTAGAATTAAGCATAATAATAATTTAGAAAAGGGAAAATTAATATTTGAAAATGCTTTTATTAAAGATAATCAACTAAATATAAAACTTAAATATATTTTAAAGAAAAAAATTAATAAAAATGACCAAATTAAGTTTTCTATTTATGATAATAATTACTATTATACATATGATTATGATAAATATTCTTTGCAAATAGATTCTCAAGATTTAATAACTAAAATTAACTTGAAGGAAAATAAAAATGAAGCATATTATTTCAATATGATTTATCCTTTAGAATATGAGGTGAATTTCAATTAAGATTATATTTAAATTTATACTTCTTATAGTTGCTATTGTTACTATTTTTTACTTTAAAGGAGATATTGTATTTTTTATAAAAAAAATACAATTAAATATAATTCATAATATTATTTTTCATTTAAAAAAAGAAAATTATATTTTCATCATATTTTCATTAATTTATGGAATAATTCATGGATTTAGTCCAGGACATGGTAAATTATTATTATTATCTAAAAGTTTAAAATATGAAAAAAGAAAATTATTATTTTACGGTTTTTATATTGTATATATGCAAGGATTAATGAGTATTTTTGTAATTAAGTATTTAAAAACATTAAAATCAGCTAATTTAATAAGAAATATTAAATATTTTGATATGACAAGTTTAAAAATTTATGGAGTGACATTAATAATTATAGAAGCAATATCATATTTGAATAATACTTTCTTTTTAAAAAAAAATTATATTTATTCTATTTTAATAACAGGACTTTTACCTTGTGCAGGAATATTAAATATTTTATGTATTATAACTTTTTTTAATAATAATAGTTTAATTTTATTAATTGCTTTAAGTATATCAACAGGAATGTTTATTACAATTGCTTGTACTGTATATCTTGCTAATAGAATAAATAATAAATTTATACATTTAGAAGTTATAAAAGAAATTATTTCCTATATAAATTCAGTTATAATAATAATATTTGGAATTTTAATAGTATTATTAACAATATAATAATTACTTTGAAATATTATATTAAAGCTATAAATATAGTAAATAGGATAGAAAAATGGATTTATCTATCTATTACCGAAAAATTTTTATATTCAAGGATTCAAATAAAATGTAGTGTGGATGGAATAAAAAGCACCTTGATTAGTTCAAGGTGCTTTATTTATAAAGTAATCAAGTTTATATTTATGATATTTTTTATTTTATTCCCCCATCATTTAATTCTTTAACGGAAATATGATAAGGATCATCTAAAGATTTAAAATCCCATCCCCAGTTAATATCATTTTCCCACTCATATAGTTTAGCTATTTCTTTCATATCTATGATTATATCTTTATAATATTCCCTCTCCCAAACTGGCTTTCCAGCTTTATATGCAACAATATCAATTGCATTAGCTTCTA
It encodes:
- a CDS encoding DUF1007 family protein, which gives rise to MKKLLISLFTIINTIIYSHPHVFFETNFLLHLNKENYIIINLYLDESNTLIFSSDNKIKNINDIKENEIDFIKEIKNHFRIKHNNNLEKGKLIFENAFIKDNQLNIKLKYILKKKINKNDQIKFSIYDNNYYYTYDYDKYSLQIDSQDLITKINLKENKNEAYYFNMIYPLEYEVNFN